The Meriones unguiculatus strain TT.TT164.6M chromosome 3, Bangor_MerUng_6.1, whole genome shotgun sequence genomic sequence CAGCATACAGAGCCAGCCCAGCACCTAGAACGGTGTGGAGGGCACTGGCAGGCTTCAGGATATGGATTGCCTATGCCCCATAAAATCCACTCCTGAGGTACTGTTCAGATCTTGGCCATAGTAAAGTGTGTGTCAGCCTGTTCCTCCTGGATAGGGATCCTGAAGCTGTTTCCCCCTAGgaaaagcaaagaaggaaaaacCAGTGAAGAGTTAGGTCTCATCCCTCAAGGAAGTAAGCTTTATTGGGCCCAAAGTAGGTACTCACAGTATGGTTTGGGAGTGTTAGGCAACCTCCCAGCCTTTCGGAGCAAGTACAAGGCCAGCAGAACAGTCAAGGGAGCCAGCAGacccaggcctaggcctaggatAACAGCAAATGCAGGACCTATAAGGAGAGGCCAACTGAGTGAACTCATTCACCCTTGCCTTCTCTTCCCTATCCTCTACTAGGCCAGTGTCTCTTACCCCTAGGAGCCACCAAGGTGGGTGTAGAGGGCAACAGAGAAGTCCTGGGCCAGACTGTAGTGGACGGGACAGTGGCTGGCCTGAATGTAGGGCTCTGGGTCTCCCAGGGCAGTGTGGCCAGGAGGCTTTTGTCTTCACAGACTGTGTCCAAGCTGGTACTGGCTGGATGCCGTGTCTGCTTCCCAAATAAAGTACAGCTGTGGGATAAGGGTGTCCATTAGCTAGAGACTGGAGGAAGTTGCACTGGACCATCCTCAACTCTGCCAAGACCTCCTCCCACCAAGGCACAtacctgtctctgtttctgtcttcacCCTGTTTTCATTCCTGTCCTGCTCCTAGCTGGAGTTCTGTGCTTTCAACCTGTACCCTATACTTCTCCAGCCCTCTGGAGAAGAAGCACAACTTGAGGGCAAACATGTTCCTGGGGCCTGGGCTAGGATCTCACACCCCTGCTCTACTTGCACAGCAAGGCTGTGTTGATGTCAGATGTCAGAAGACCCCTGGCCCTGGATTTCTGTTCCCTGAACTGGTCCATCACATACTCATTGAAACAccatctcttttatttatttatttatttatttatttatttattcattatatatacattCTTCTGTCTGCAtctaagaattgaactcaggacctttggaagaacagtcagtgctcctaacctctgagccatctctccagcccccgagacACCATCTCTTAAATGCTCAAACCTTTCTGGTTCTATACCACCAGTCTTGAATGTCCTGGCCAGCCACAATACTCACTTGGTCCAGGGCTTGCAGGCCTGGTTGTTGCCTGGAGAAAAGTGGCCAGAAGGGCAGGGAACACAGTCTGTAGCAAAGACATTAAGTCAGTTTTCTGATATGACTAGGTAggccttggatactgagctgttgGAGGTGGGGGCTGACAGGATGGTTAGTGATCACTCCCCATTGTAAGTGGATACGAGGAGTTTGGCCTCTGCAAACTCCTTCCTTCCCATATGCCTCCCACTAGCACTGACCATAGGGTTGACCCTAAGTCCAAGACTTGGCATGACCCATTGAAAGAGGGGTTCTCAGCCAAGATTAGAGAGATGCTAGGGAAGTGACAGTGTCTGAAGTGAGAGCTTGGCTCATTTATACCATTATTGTGGTCCTTGATTCACGGGGCCAGCATCCATGGATCCTGACCACCTCATACTGGCCATGGACAGACACTTACCTTCCTGGTATAGGGGGCCACCTGGAAGCTTACCAACTCCAGGCTTGTGGCTGCTGTCTTGCCGGGGTTGGGTGCCTGGCTTGCATTGGCAGACAGTATCCTGAGTAGGTGTGCAATTCTGCTTGAGTTCACTCCCGCTTCCTAGGGAAGATCAGATAGAGACTGTGACTGAGGCCTTCCCATAGCCCTGACCTATGGACAATGGCGCAGGAGCAAAGCTGAAGCTGAGAGAACTATGGTAGCCTGGCTTCAGGCCTCTCCTCTCTTAAGACCCTCTCCCTGGCTATTCTGTTCCTCCTAGTCATGTAGCCCTGGAGAAAGCTACTGAGCTGACACTGGGTGGCTGTGGCTCCCTTTTCCATACTCCTGACAACCCATCTCCAGACCATAGCATCTGACTCAGAATCCTCAGATACGCTGCCACCTCCACACCAGGGCCTCACCCTTTCCCACTAGGACAGCTTGGGCAAGACCACATGGCCAACATGTGCTCCACCCCAGTTCCATATGGCCCAGGCTAAGCCTTCACCCCAGAGGACATAAGTGCCCCTGAGAAATGCCCTAGTTACTAAGGACCCCTTAGTGAACAGGATTCATCATGGCTTGGAGTTAAGTTTTGCAATCATATGGGAAATATGGGCACCCACTGTTGTAACTACTCCCTtgctgggctgcacagtgagagtCAGGGTAGGAGGAGCTCACGCTGGTTGCACTGTGTGCACCGCTTGCAGCTATCATAATTGACCGCCTCATTGTAGAAGCCAGGTTCACAAGGGTGGCACACAGTGTCTCTGGTGTGATCACAGCGGCTCACCATACCGTTGCCTGTAGGAAAGCCCAGAAAGTTAAACAAGTCAGCTACAGCCCAGGACTGTGAAGACACCGCATCCTGGCTCTTCCTGGACTAGCCTCTTGGTTGGCCCTGTGACTGTGACATTGTCACATCTGTGACAATGGTTTCTGACATTTACCTCCAGGATACCTTTGTACTTGTGTCTCCATCATTATCCCCTAAGAATTGCTCCTCCCCAACCCTGCCACTGCATCCCAAAGCCAGGCCACTCACCTGGCTGGCACTCATTGCAGCACTTGTGACCATGAGGGTAGGTATCTTCAACACAGTTGAGCCTGGCTGTAACTCCAAGTATGAGTCCCAGGAGCAGAAGTGCTGTGGGCTGCTGAGCCCACACACACATCCTTGTATGGGCTCTGCCTTCACAGGAGTCTGGGGTTTTTCCTTGCAGGATGTGGCTATAAGAGCTATGGAGGAGGGGCGAGAAGAGTAGGCGGAGAGGCAGGAAGGTATGTGAACATATTTTATACCTGTGTTACTGTGTATATGACACGGGCGTGTGCAAAGTGCCATAACAAGCTGGAAAGTGCTTCGGGCCATTGAGGCATGTGAAGGGAGGTACCCAACATATGTATATGAAACATACAGAAACACAAATGCGCacagaagcaatttttttaagaaaaaatgtttatttttaattgtttcttctttgaggaGGCAGGTATGTGCAATATAAGTATaatgcccacagaagtcagaagagctggggttaaaggcagctgtgagccactgtgctgAGTGCTAGGAACTAAGCTTAGGTCCTCTAGAATACATGCTCTTACCACTGGCCAGGGCATTGcacccttttaatcccagtatGTAGGAGACACAAGTAGGCAGCTCTGCCTAATAATCTACATAGTaaatttcaggacaaccaggattACATAAcagagacaccttgtctcaaaaagaaaaacatccaaAAAGAACAGTACAAGTTTAACTactaagccagctctccagtgtCAATgcacttttttccttcttttttcaaaaaaaatatttaaaaaatttttggtAGTACTAAAAACCTAAGTTCTTTTACATGTTggacaagtgttctaccactgagctatatccacaGCACTCTTCAAGTTTTATTTTGAACAGTTTCACTAAATTGCCCAAGCTGACATTTGAAATTATTCTATAGCCTATGcttccatcttttttcttttttaaaacatttagtttatttttaactgtgtgtgtgtgttagggaaaATATACGCATGTGGCATCGGTGCCCTAGGAGGCCAGAAGTGTCTGAttcccctggagcaggagttataggtagttgtaagctgcctgataTGAATACTGAGAACCAAATTTGGGTTCTGGCAAATGTTTTTAACCGGTGAACCATCGTGATGACCTATCTCCCAAATACATGACAGATGTGTGTCACTGGGCTCAACCCAGGCTACCTTTTCTTACATAGAAACCACTGTACTGAAGAAGGAAGTGAATTAGCAGGGATTCAGTGTCCTTATCACACATTTAAACTGTGACATGGCACAATTATCAATTCCCAAATTGATTGGAAATTTACATGCTATAGTTATgcacaatggtgcacacctgtaatcccagttttcAGGAGACAAACACATGATGACTgcaaattccaggctagcctaggtTATAGATGGAtaatctgttttaaaaataaaaaataaaaataaaaataaagtacaggAATAGTCAAGCTGCAGAATGAGGCACAGGACTGGAGCTGGAAATCCCCCACCCAAGATCACAGGTGAAAGCAGAAGTCCCCGGTCCTCGTATGGAAACTCCTAGCCTGGAAGGTCAGGGTGAGCTAGGAAGTAGGTGGAAAACCCAGAGTGGGCCAAGGGGTTACAAAGCGTGGCCTCCCCATGCTTCTGAAGTACACTGAAGGTCCTGGAGAAGAATCCTCAGGGCATCCTGTAGAGCATTCTCCAGTCCAAGTGAGCAGGAAGGAAGGTAAAACTCACATTCAACTCATGGTCTCTCCTGAGGTCAGGCAGCTTGGAGGTACTGATGGTTCCTCCCCTCAGAACTCTGCTATTCTTGGCTGTCACATCTGGCCAAGCAGCTTAGCCTCTGCACACAGGTCAACAGAGGTACAGAGAAGCCTGGATGTGTCCTCTGTTCCTGTTCCTAGAGACTCCCTGCAGAGGATCTCAGCAGGACAGCAGGACCGTTCTGTTTGAAGCTGCTTCCATCCAGGACCACACTGAACTGAATAGCTTTCATGGTACTAGAAAGATCACTGGCAGTAGCTGGCCTTACTGTATCCACTGAGCTGGTGACCCCTAAAAATTTCAGGGGAGACAACAGCTCTGAGCCCCACTCACCACTTCAGTTCCACAAAataaggcacctcagcagctccCACAGGCTGCTGCCCTTTGAGTACCAGGCTGGAAGTCATCAGAACCTTTGAAAGAGCGGTGCTACTGTGCAATAGCTACCTGCCAGGTACCTGCTGGCTTCCAGGGCTGCGCTGCACCTTCATCTGGAGATAGGGTCCTGGAGGCCATCTCAGCCACGACACTCCAGGCCAAGGCATGAGCAAGAGCAGGATGGGGATGGTGGTCAAGGGTGATAGTCTGCTGAGAGGTCCATATTTCAGAGTAGTGTGTTCTATCACTCTGGGATACCCAGAGGCTGGGACTGGCTAAGACCTTCCTGTCCACATTATCATTCTGGGTCCTGAAGTCTCATCTTTGCCTAGGAACCAGCTCAGGTGCCACCACACTCTAACAACTATGAGGATCCATGCTTCATATCCCACACCCTCAATACAACACACAGAAGTAGGGTCCTGTGGAAGAAACTGGGTCATGTATCTAGAGCAGGCCTAGAACTGATGAGGAATCAGCTGTCCTAACAAACCTAGGTGGTGGTCCCGAATACTAAAACAAACCTTCAGGAACACTAATCCTGGGACCTTGACCAGCTCAGGCTCTGATGCTGATCTTAACCTCATAGCCCAACTTGATCCCACATAAGCTTCCTAATGCATGAAATCCCACCACTCTCTTCCATGTCTTGCCTTCAGGTCCTATTTTCACTTCTATGAGGAGAATCAATATTTATTGAAAGCTACAAACCCCTTTAACCAGTGTCCACCTCAAAAGCTTCTAATGTAAGCTACCTAGCCacgatgttttcttttttccacctaAAAAAGGCAATGTGTTGCCGGGCAGTGgcaatgcatgcctttaatcccagcactttggaagcatAGGTAGGTAGACCgctaagttccaggacagctaggactacacagagaaaccctgtctggaaaaaaaaaaagaaaaagtgagaaaaacGCAATTCTGTTTTAAAGTAATGATGCTTGTGACAACAAACATCTGCACTTTCTCACAAGGCAGTCAGGGATCCTGCATGGTTCTGAGGTGTCTGAGGAAGATCCTACCCCAATGGCCTGCCACCCCTTACCAGAACTGTGGGGTTGATCATTTCCAGAGAAACATGATCTAATTTTATCTTAATCTTTCCTTTTTCAAGGAAATCGCAAGAGTTGCATGATTTCCCACAGTGCAGTAAGCCCATGGCGGGACCAGAGCGCCTGGTCCTGATATGTGCAGCACCCTCACCTTGAAGCAGTTCTCAGAAGCAGAGTACAGCAACTGAGAGAGATCTGGTCAAGCAAATGCAGCTCAGCTCATGACTGGTACAGAAAGGCTGCTGCCtcagacacatgctggagaagacacaTAGCCTATTAAGCATATCTTTAATAAGCCTGGGCCATGCTGTGGCAGGAGCTGAGCCAGAGCATATGGACacagcagaaaaagaaagattcTGGGGCAGCACTTTTAGGGGCCTATGGTAGCCCACAGACACAGGGTAGGTAGCATTTCAGACCCAATCCAGACCAAGTCAACCACAGGTCTCACTGGACCACAGCCTCCTTGAGGTGTGGGAAGGGTCAGACCGTATACTGGCGATCTAGCCCCAGTGGAGGGGCATGCTCAGAATTCCTCATGCACATTGCGGGCATAGTCCATTAGCTTGCTGCCAGTGAAGAACTCGCTGTACTTGAGGATCTCCTCAGGCTCCAAATGATGGTTCTGGTTCTCATCAGCAATGGCGATCATCTGTTTGGCTTCATTGAGGGCATTGTATTCGTTCATGGGGTCCATGTAGTTCTGTGAGATCCAGGCATAAGTCAATGACCCAATACCTGACAACATGTCAGTAGGGTAGCTCTGTGCCCACAGTCCCCACACCTACATGCCAGCCCAAAGATCAGTTCAGAAGTGGGGCTAGTATGTGCTCTCTTCTGGTCCCATACGAAAGGGACCTTAAGAATCCCTCAACAAAGGACTGGGAATGTAGCTTTGTGACAGAACAGTTGTTTAGGATaaaggccctgggttcatccTAAGTACCGAAACAAACAAATTCCCAGTTGCCTTCCACAGCCTAAGGAGTTGCTTTCTACAGGCCAATGGTCCACAGTCAAGAGGGTACTAATGGCAATGCCCACTGTCTTAGGTCATCCTGTAGGCGAGTTCCTTTCTTTTGGGATCTTACTGTAGGATTGCCCACACCCTCCAAACCCAGGGCCACTCCTGGGACACACCAGCATTCATAAGCACCGTTGCTCACCTCCAGCTCCTCCATGGTCACAATCCCGTCATGGTTGGAGTCAATCAGTTCCTCAAACTCTTTTCTCCTGTCTTTCACCCAGTTGTCATCAATGTCTTGTCCTTGCTGGTTTTCAACAGTCCCCACAGGCAGGGAGATGAACTCAGACAGAGACAACTGCTTGTcaccatcctgatctacagataAACAGTTGGAGGGAGGTACTGTTTAGCTGGAGCTCTACCTAAAACTGAGCACCACTCAAGAACCTCCTCAAAAACCAAACAGGACAGGCCCACCTACCCTGGGGCTTGGAACCCTCTTCAGCAGTGTATGCTCCAAGCTCACTGGCCACCCTCAGGCCTAGAATAGTGTCAATGGTGAGGACAAGCCTTACCCAAGTCCCGAACGATCTC encodes the following:
- the Tnfrsf4 gene encoding tumor necrosis factor receptor superfamily member 4 isoform X1, which translates into the protein MCVWAQQPTALLLLGLILGVTARLNCVEDTYPHGHKCCNECQPGNGMVSRCDHTRDTVCHPCEPGFYNEAVNYDSCKRCTQCNQRSGSELKQNCTPTQDTVCQCKPGTQPRQDSSHKPGVGKLPGGPLYQEDCVPCPSGHFSPGNNQACKPWTNCTLFGKQTRHPASTSLDTVCEDKSLLATLPWETQSPTFRPATVPSTTVWPRTSLLPSTPTLVAPRGPAFAVILGLGLGLLAPLTVLLALYLLRKAGRLPNTPKPYWGNSFRIPIQEEQADTHFTMAKI
- the Tnfrsf4 gene encoding tumor necrosis factor receptor superfamily member 4 isoform X2 — protein: MCVWAQQPTALLLLGLILGVTARLNCVEDTYPHGHKCCNECQPGNGMVSRCDHTRDTVCHPCEPGFYNEAVNYDSCKRCTQCNQRSGSELKQNCTPTQDTVCQCKPGTQPRQDSSHKPGVDCVPCPSGHFSPGNNQACKPWTNCTLFGKQTRHPASTSLDTVCEDKSLLATLPWETQSPTFRPATVPSTTVWPRTSLLPSTPTLVAPRGPAFAVILGLGLGLLAPLTVLLALYLLRKAGRLPNTPKPYWGNSFRIPIQEEQADTHFTMAKI
- the Tnfrsf4 gene encoding tumor necrosis factor receptor superfamily member 4 isoform X3 — translated: MCVWAQQPTALLLLGLILGVTARLNCVEDTYPHGHKCCNECQPGSGSELKQNCTPTQDTVCQCKPGTQPRQDSSHKPGVGKLPGGPLYQEDCVPCPSGHFSPGNNQACKPWTNCTLFGKQTRHPASTSLDTVCEDKSLLATLPWETQSPTFRPATVPSTTVWPRTSLLPSTPTLVAPRGPAFAVILGLGLGLLAPLTVLLALYLLRKAGRLPNTPKPYWGNSFRIPIQEEQADTHFTMAKI
- the Tnfrsf4 gene encoding tumor necrosis factor receptor superfamily member 4 isoform X5 — protein: MIAASGAHSATSVSSSYPDSHCAAQQGSSYNRSGSELKQNCTPTQDTVCQCKPGTQPRQDSSHKPGVGKLPGGPLYQEDCVPCPSGHFSPGNNQACKPWTNCTLFGKQTRHPASTSLDTVCEDKSLLATLPWETQSPTFRPATVPSTTVWPRTSLLPSTPTLVAPRGPAFAVILGLGLGLLAPLTVLLALYLLRKAGRLPNTPKPYWGNSFRIPIQEEQADTHFTMAKI
- the Tnfrsf4 gene encoding tumor necrosis factor receptor superfamily member 4 isoform X4 yields the protein MCVWAQQPTALLLLGLILGVTARLNCVEDTYPHGHKCCNECQPGSGSELKQNCTPTQDTVCQCKPGTQPRQDSSHKPGVDCVPCPSGHFSPGNNQACKPWTNCTLFGKQTRHPASTSLDTVCEDKSLLATLPWETQSPTFRPATVPSTTVWPRTSLLPSTPTLVAPRGPAFAVILGLGLGLLAPLTVLLALYLLRKAGRLPNTPKPYWGNSFRIPIQEEQADTHFTMAKI